One genomic region from Salvelinus sp. IW2-2015 linkage group LG24, ASM291031v2, whole genome shotgun sequence encodes:
- the LOC111951344 gene encoding protein bicaudal D homolog 1, with translation MAAGGGCGETVEQCRAEVERLTRELAEANREKIRAAECGLVVLEENQTLKQQYSDLEAEQEXLRQELEQLQEAFGQTFSTQRKVAADGETNEETLLQESATKEAYYMSRLLGIQSELKQSRAVTVNTQADNEHLSTLLQELRESNEMLELQRSRMREEIREYKFREARLLQDYTELEEENITLQKLVSTLKQNQVEREKTALLISLQECQTQLQHTQGALNEQHERAQRLSERVTALRRLHRXAQLAQEAQHDQEAHLNREALMEQGXEEEEEKEKGLIHSRGQAFCHQTPGLEILQCKYRVAVTEVVELKAELKSLRERYNQCVEGGVEERTRGEAQHRSLEQQVGRLERSCREGREKVGGLETELRTAKNMASESQGALNAAQDELVTFSEELAQLYHHVCLCNNETPNRVMLDYYRHGRGLRGISASLKGDDTRVLLTPRLARRLAAVAAATSSSTAESRSPSESPSKERLSGEGGRDGGRDRDSPVPRTPPTGSPSISASSSSSSSSSSPAVEPAGDLRREPMNIYNLNAIIREQMMKLRNELKALKEDAATFSSLRAMFATRCDEYVTQLDEMQRQLAAAEDEKKTLNSLLRMAIQQKLALTQRLEDLAFDQEQSHCTRGGKVARMKRSTPKVSXGPPSSPTTGAGAPLSLTSATTDATALALSSPTXHHRHPLSXFSTAPSGPTIPGSPPSLEAPSSSWTPPSTPHRLAHTQWALGVRTLEVDSHSFSLDSHSFSLERSSTGLSRHYSSDTRPSPSRGAQPGSAPSSPYRSPILGSRRLTWSSPRTHPLTNLTRTSALYTPSSYTPPSSYTPSSSYTPSSPYTPSSSYTPSSAHYSPSSYIPSSSYTPHTSYSHTSSYSPLYPRYYGSHRPPH, from the exons GCATTTGGCCAGACCTTCTCCACCCAGCGTAAGGTGGCTGCGGACGGGGAGACCAACGAAGAGACCCTCCTGCAGGAGTCAGCCACTAAGGAGGCATACTACATGAGTCGCCTTCTGGGGATCCAGTCAGAGCTCAAACAGAGCCGGGCcgtcacagtcaacacacaggCCGACAACGAACACCTCAGTACCCTGCTGCAGGAGCTCAGAGAG AGTAATGAGATGTTGGAGCTGCAGCGGAGCCGGATGAGAGAGGAGATCAGGGAGTATAAGTTCAGAGAGGCTCGACTCCTACAGGACTACActgagctggaggaggagaacaTCACCCTGCAGAAACTAGTGTCCACTCTCAAACAGAACCAG GTGGAGCGAGAGAAAACAGCACTGTTGATCAGCCTGCAAGAGTGTCAGACGCAGCTGCAGCATACACAGGGTGCCCTGAACGAGCAGCACGAGAGGGCCCAACGCCTCAGCGAGAGAGTCACCGCCCTMAGGCGCCTGCACCGGGASGCCCAGCTCGCCCAGGAGGCCCAGCACGACCAGGARGCACACCTCAACCGAGAGGCCCTGATGGAGCAGGGAGAWgaggaagaggaggagaaagagaagggattAATACACAGCAGGGGCCAGGCATTCTGCCACCAGACCCCGGGTCTGGAGATCCTCCAGTGTAAATACAGGGTGGCTGTAACCGAGGTGGTCGAGCTAAAGGCTGAGCTGAAGTCGCTGAGAGAGAGGTACAACCAGTGTGTGGAGGgcggggtggaggagaggacgcGCGGAGAGGCCCAGCACAGATCTCTGGAGCAGCAGGTGGGGAGGCTGGAGAGGAGCTGCCGGGAAGGYAGGGARAAGGTGGGGGGCCTGGAGACGGAGCTGAGAACAGCCAAGAACATGGCCAGCGAGAGCCAGGGGGCGCTCAAYGCAGCACAGGAYGAACTGGTCACCTTCAGCGAGGAGCTGGCTCAACTTTACCACCACGTCTGCCTCTGTAACAACGAGACGCCCAACCGGGTGATGCTAGACTACTACAGACACGGCAGAGGACTAAGGGGTATCAGTGCCTCGCTCAAGGGTGACGACACCCGCGTTCTACTCACGCCCCGCCTTGCCCGGCGGCTCGCAGCCGTTGCCGCTGCAACCTCGTCGTCCACGGCGGAGTCTCGCAGCCCCTCGGAATCCCCATCCAAAGAGCGGTTGTCAGGAGAGGGAGGCCGGGACGGGGGGAGGGACAGRGACAGTCCTGTACCCCGCACCCCTCCTACGGGCTCCCCCAGCATCAGtgcctcttcctcatcttcctcatcatcatcgTCGCCTGCGGTAGAGCCAGCTGGAGACCTGCGTAGGGAACCCATGAACATCTATAACCTCAACGCCATCATCAGAGAGCAG ATGATGAAGCTGAGGAACGAACTGAAGGCCCTGAAGGAGGACGCTGCCACCTTCTCCTCGCTCAGAGCCATGTTCGCCACCAG GTGTGACGAGTATGTGACTCAGCTGGACGAGATGCAGAGGCAGCTGGCTGCGGCGGAGGACGAGAAGAAGACCCTGAACTCCCTCCTGCGGATGGCCATCCAGCAGAAACTAGCCCTGACCCAGCGTCTGGAGGACCTAGCCTTCGACCAGGARCAGTCGCACTGCACCCGCGGCGGCAAGGTGGCCCGCATGAAGAGAAGCACCCCCAAAGTAAGTCYTGGTCCTCCCTCCAGCCCCACCACCGGCGCTGGCGCACCCTTAAGCCTGACCTCTGCTACTACAGACGCCACAGCCCTAGCTCTGAGCTCCCCTACGWCACATCATAGACACCCTCTCAGCYCCTTCTCCACGGCCCCCTCAGGCCCCACAATACCAGGCAGTCCCCCCTCCCTGGAGgcgccctcctcctcctggacccCTCCATCCACCCCCCACAGGCTGGCTCACACCCAGTGGGCACTGGGTGTCCGGACGTTAGAGGTCGACTCCCACAGTTTCAGTCTCGACTCCCATAGTTTTAGTTTAGAACGTAGCAGTACTGGGCTCTCCAGGCATTACTCCTCAGACACACGGCCGTCTCCTAGCAGGGGTGCTCAGCCTGGCTCggccccctcctccccctaccGTTCTCCCATACTGGGGTCTCGCCGGTTGACATGGAGCTCCCCTCGAACTCACCCCCTTACCAACCTGACGCGTACCTCAGCCCTTTATACCCCCTCTTCTTACACCCCTCCTAGTTCCTATACCCCTTCTAGTTCCTACACCCCTTCCTCCCCTTATACCCCCTCCAGTTCCTATACCCCTTCATCTGCTCATTACTCTCCTTCATCATATATCCCATCCTCTTCATACACCCCCCACACTTCATATAGCCACACCAGCAGCTACAGTCCACTCTACCCTAGGTACTACGGTTCCCATCGGCCCCCTCACTGA
- the LOC111951559 gene encoding FYVE, RhoGEF and PH domain-containing protein 4-like isoform X1 — MNCLDLMWDAVLVNGHVGGGRKVDTGLNVELSPSHRAATGTEEVMLQESSTVEKKMERGSEEVRVQDSTEQKLYKIANELLLTERAYVARLHLLDQVFCARLTEEAGKGLFPVDVVRTIFSNISSIHTFHCQFLLPDLETHMGQWSVSPRLGDVMQQHAPFLRMYAEYVMSFDQAMELLRVWTERSAPFRNVIQDIQSQEVCGSLTLQHHMLEPVQRLPRYEMLLRDYLKRLPNDDSDHSHAEKSLQDISMAATHSNSAIRQSENLKKMLEIYEMLGEEDVMNPSNEFIREGRILMLAARNSAMERHLFLLNNMLLCCAPRFSLAGQRFTVRARIDVEGMTVQRTTNEHHPHTFQVSGKERTLERTLDLQASSEQDKEDWIKAFQDTIDVFLQKNETFVSASKEVEVSMEELGRRAPRWIRDNEVTMCMKCSEPFNALTRWRHHCRACGCVVCWRCSDNKVTLEYDGNKVNKVCLDCHAALILRANREERGEGXEGGHSRGSTPHLPISIXTLSPGCEGLV; from the exons ATGAACTGTTTAGACCTGATGTGGGACGCTGTACTGGTCAATGGCCATGTAGGAGGCGGAAGGAAGGTGGATACAGGGCTCAACGTGGAACTGTCCCCCTCTCACAGAGCTGCGACTGGGACGGAGGAGGTCATGCTTCAGGAGAGCTCTACAGTagagaagaagatggagagagggagtgaggaggtgAGGGTGCAGGACTCCACTGAACAGAAGCTGTATAAGATTGCCAACGAGCTTCTACTCACAGAGAGAGCCTATGTTGCTCGCCTTCACCTACTAGACCAG gtGTTCTGTGCTCGGCTGACTGAGGAGGCCGGTAAAGGCTTGTTCCCTGTAGATGTGGTGAGGACCATCTTCTCCAACatctcctccatccacaccttccACTGCCAGTTCCTACTGCCAGACCTGGAGACGCACATGGGCCAATG GTCTGTGAGCCCTCGTCTGGGTGATGTCATGCAGCAGCATGCTCCCTTCCTCAGGATGTATGCTGAGTACGTGATGAGCTTCGACCAAGCCATGGAGCTGCTTAGAGTCTGGACGGAGAGGTCCGCACCATTCAGGAACGTCATACAGGATATACAG AGTCAGGAGGTGTGTGGTAGTCTGACCCTGCAGCACCACATGTTGGAGCCGGTCCAGAGACTACCACGTTATGAGATGCTGCTGAGAGACTACCTCAAGAGACTGCCTAACGACGACTCGGACCACAGTCATGCAGAGA AGTCTCTGCAGGACATCTCCATGGCAGCAACACACTCCAACAGCGCCATCCGTCAATCA GAGAACCTGAAGAAGATGCTGGAGATCTACGAGATGTTGGGGGAGGAGGACGTGATGAATCCCTCCAATGAGTTCATCAGGGAGGGACGCATCCTGATGCTGGCTGCCAGGAACTCCGCCATGGAGAGACACCTCTTCCTG TTAAACAACATGCTGCTGTGCTGCGCTCCTCGGTTCAGCCTGGCGGGGCAGCGGTTCACCGTGCGGGCACGGATTGACGTGGAGGGCATGACGGTGCAGCGCACCACCAACGAACACCACCCCCACACCTTCCAGGTGTCTGGCAAGGAGAGGACCCTGGAGAGGACCCTGGACCTACAGGCCag CTCTGAACAAGACAAAGAGGACTGGATAAAG GCTTTCCAGGACACTATTGATGTTTTCCTGCAGAAGAATGAGACTTTTGTGTCAGCTTCTAAAGAAGTAGAGGTATCT ATGGAGGAGCTGGGTCGGCGTGCCCCTCGATGGATCAGGGACAATGARGTGACCATGTGTATGAAGTGTAGCGAACCCTTCAACGCCCTCACCCGATGGAGACACCACTGCAGAGCCTGTGGCTGT GTGGTGTGTTGGAGGTGTTCAGACAACAAAGTAACTCTGGAGTACGATGGCAACAAGGTGAACAAGGTKTGTCTAGACTGCCACGCCGCCCTGATCCTCCGggccaacagagaggagaggggagagggcaWGGAGGGGGGACATTCTAGAGGTTCCACACCCCACCTCCCCATTTCCATCSCTACCCTTTCCCCAGGATGTGAAGGCCTTGTCTAG
- the LOC111951559 gene encoding FYVE, RhoGEF and PH domain-containing protein 4-like isoform X2: MNCLDLMWDAVLVNGHVGGGRKVDTGLNVELSPSHRAATGTEEVMLQESSTVEKKMERGSEEVRVQDSTEQKLYKIANELLLTERAYVARLHLLDQVFCARLTEEAGKGLFPVDVVRTIFSNISSIHTFHCQFLLPDLETHMGQWSVSPRLGDVMQQHAPFLRMYAEYVMSFDQAMELLRVWTERSAPFRNVIQDIQSQEVCGSLTLQHHMLEPVQRLPRYEMLLRDYLKRLPNDDSDHSHAEKSLQDISMAATHSNSAIRQSENLKKMLEIYEMLGEEDVMNPSNEFIREGRILMLAARNSAMERHLFLLNNMLLCCAPRFSLAGQRFTVRARIDVEGMTVQRTTNEHHPHTFQVSGKERTLERTLDLQASSEQDKEDWIKAFQDTIDVFLQKNETFVSASKEVEMEELGRRAPRWIRDNEVTMCMKCSEPFNALTRWRHHCRACGCVVCWRCSDNKVTLEYDGNKVNKVCLDCHAALILRANREERGEGXEGGHSRGSTPHLPISIXTLSPGCEGLV, translated from the exons ATGAACTGTTTAGACCTGATGTGGGACGCTGTACTGGTCAATGGCCATGTAGGAGGCGGAAGGAAGGTGGATACAGGGCTCAACGTGGAACTGTCCCCCTCTCACAGAGCTGCGACTGGGACGGAGGAGGTCATGCTTCAGGAGAGCTCTACAGTagagaagaagatggagagagggagtgaggaggtgAGGGTGCAGGACTCCACTGAACAGAAGCTGTATAAGATTGCCAACGAGCTTCTACTCACAGAGAGAGCCTATGTTGCTCGCCTTCACCTACTAGACCAG gtGTTCTGTGCTCGGCTGACTGAGGAGGCCGGTAAAGGCTTGTTCCCTGTAGATGTGGTGAGGACCATCTTCTCCAACatctcctccatccacaccttccACTGCCAGTTCCTACTGCCAGACCTGGAGACGCACATGGGCCAATG GTCTGTGAGCCCTCGTCTGGGTGATGTCATGCAGCAGCATGCTCCCTTCCTCAGGATGTATGCTGAGTACGTGATGAGCTTCGACCAAGCCATGGAGCTGCTTAGAGTCTGGACGGAGAGGTCCGCACCATTCAGGAACGTCATACAGGATATACAG AGTCAGGAGGTGTGTGGTAGTCTGACCCTGCAGCACCACATGTTGGAGCCGGTCCAGAGACTACCACGTTATGAGATGCTGCTGAGAGACTACCTCAAGAGACTGCCTAACGACGACTCGGACCACAGTCATGCAGAGA AGTCTCTGCAGGACATCTCCATGGCAGCAACACACTCCAACAGCGCCATCCGTCAATCA GAGAACCTGAAGAAGATGCTGGAGATCTACGAGATGTTGGGGGAGGAGGACGTGATGAATCCCTCCAATGAGTTCATCAGGGAGGGACGCATCCTGATGCTGGCTGCCAGGAACTCCGCCATGGAGAGACACCTCTTCCTG TTAAACAACATGCTGCTGTGCTGCGCTCCTCGGTTCAGCCTGGCGGGGCAGCGGTTCACCGTGCGGGCACGGATTGACGTGGAGGGCATGACGGTGCAGCGCACCACCAACGAACACCACCCCCACACCTTCCAGGTGTCTGGCAAGGAGAGGACCCTGGAGAGGACCCTGGACCTACAGGCCag CTCTGAACAAGACAAAGAGGACTGGATAAAG GCTTTCCAGGACACTATTGATGTTTTCCTGCAGAAGAATGAGACTTTTGTGTCAGCTTCTAAAGAAGTAGAG ATGGAGGAGCTGGGTCGGCGTGCCCCTCGATGGATCAGGGACAATGARGTGACCATGTGTATGAAGTGTAGCGAACCCTTCAACGCCCTCACCCGATGGAGACACCACTGCAGAGCCTGTGGCTGT GTGGTGTGTTGGAGGTGTTCAGACAACAAAGTAACTCTGGAGTACGATGGCAACAAGGTGAACAAGGTKTGTCTAGACTGCCACGCCGCCCTGATCCTCCGggccaacagagaggagaggggagagggcaWGGAGGGGGGACATTCTAGAGGTTCCACACCCCACCTCCCCATTTCCATCSCTACCCTTTCCCCAGGATGTGAAGGCCTTGTCTAG